Part of the SAR324 cluster bacterium genome, TTTCTCGAGATCGGCGTTTTGGAATCGGTGTGGCTGGTTATCCAGAAACTCATATTGACGCCATTAGTTCCCGAATGGATCGGTATTTCTTAAAACAGAAAATCGAAAGAGGAGCCGAATTCGTGATCAGTCAGTTTTTCTTGGAAAACCAGAAATTTTTCAGTTGGCGTGATCAGTTGTATAAAGAGGGTGTAAGAATTCCCATTATTCCCGGACTAATCTGTGCGCAATCTTCCAGCCAGATCCAGAGATTCGCAAAGATGTGTGGTTGTATCGTTCCAAGCCAACTTATTAGGAATTTAGAACGTTTTGAAGGAAATGCTGAAGATAGTCTGAGAGTCGGCTTAGACCACGCAGAAAAACAGTTGAAAGGTTTGATCAGAGAAGGGATTGGAGGGGTGCACCTATACGCTCTCAATCGGTCAGAAGTAGTCAATGATTTGGGACCAACGATGGTAGGTTTAAAGAGCAGAATGGACCTAAAATCAAGCTTAGAAAACGACGGCAGGCTTTGCTTCTGACAGTGCATTCTCAATCATTTCTCGGAAACGCGATCTATTCGGAAAGCCACTTGTCTGAAGATAATCATCGGTAGTCAGAGTCTGAATAATTTCCAAGCTTTTCCCACGAACTTTCATGCTTTCACCATTTTTCTTGAGAGTCTTGATCTTGCAGCGATATCTCAACTCAAGACTTTGGTCCACCATTCTAAGGTAACACATCACATGCTCTAAATTGGGAAATTCGCGGCTTCCTGTTGGGGGATCTAGCTGCACTGCCGTCCATCCATCTTTGTATTTGGAGCTTTTCTGAACGAACTGGAATTGAGTCGCAAAAGTTTGGAGAAAACTCTGTAGCAGCACCATCATCTTTATGCGCACATCTAATCTACCTCCACGATCTAAAACATCTTCCCCCCCAAAAAGTAGAAACAAACTACCACTCTTATCTGTGATTGGTGCATCGCTAGGCAAATTAAACCGCCAATCGTACGACAATTGCTGATTGCCATCCAGACTTAGTTTCTTCTGAATATTTTCTCGATGTAGCACTTCCCAGCAATTCTCTTCACCAGTCTTAACCTTCCTAAAATTTCCGTAAGCTAGAAGTACATCTATCGTGTTAGTAATCACCTTTTCATCATTCATATTTCTAATAGAGAGTTTCCCCTCGATAGGTTCTCCTTGAAGCCATTCCTCTTTGGCAGTCAGAAGTTGGTATTCTAATGGTCTATCAAAAAATGTACTTCTCATAAATCTTTAAACTGATCGTGTAATGAGGAAACTAAATAAGTGGCGTTGAAAAACTTTGGCTTGGTGAGCGAAAAAGTGGCTAATCAAAATATCAATTACTGGTGTTGCAAATTACATTCACAGATTGCAGGATAACACACTTGTAGCTATATGCTTAGATTAAAAAGTTTTAACTAGTTGACCATTTGTTGGTAAAGGAAGCAAATGTCGAAGAATATTGTCATCACTCCAGGTGACGGAATTGGGAAAGAGGTCACTGCTCAGGCACGCAAAGTCATGGAATACATGGCGAAGCGCTTCAAGTTAGTTCTTGAATTCACTGAAGTGCCAATCGGAGGTACTGCTTATGATTTAACAGGAACACCTCTACCTGACGAAACCCTCCAAGCTTGTAAAGCTGCGGATGCCATTCTTTTAGGCGCTGTCGGCGGACCTCAGTGGGAAGCTCTTGACTACTCAGTTCGACCAGAGAGAGCATTACTCGGACTACGAGGAGAATTGCAGCTTTATGCCAATCTACGACCAGCACAAATCTATGGAGAATTGGTTGGAGCATCTACACTGAAGCCCGAAGTTGTCGATGGTGCTGACATCATGGTCATTCGTGAGCTGACGGGGGGAATTTATTTTGGACAGCCTAAAGGTATGGAGATCCGGAACGGAGAACGAGTTGGTTTCAATACTCTAGTCTATTCTGAGTCTGAGATTCGTCGAATAGCCAAGGTGGGCTTTGAGACTGCACAGAAACGTAGCGGTCGTTTGACATCCGTCGACAAGGCAAATGTGCTAGAGGCTACAGAATTATGGCGCAACGTCGTTCAGGAAGTCCACAATGACTATCCAGACATAGAGCTAAGCCATATGTATGTTGACAACGCTGCCATGCAATTGATTAGAGCACCAAAGCAATTCGATACGATTGTGACCACCAACATGTTTGGAGACATTTTAAGTGACGCAGCCGCAATGATCACTGGCTCTATTGGCATGCTCCCATCTGCAAGTCTTGGAGGAAAGGTCGGCCTATATGAGCCTGTGCACGGCTCGGCACCAGATATTGCTGGGCAAAATCTGGCAAATCCACTTGCAACAATCCTTTCTGTAGGGATGCTTTTCCGTTACTCGCTTGACCTTCGCGAGGCAGATGAACTGATCCAAAAAGCTGTTGAGAACACGATCAAAATCTACCGGACCGCTGACATCATGGCAGAAGGAAAAACAAGTGTTGGTTGTCAATGGATGGGAGAGGAAGTGATAAAAAGCTTAGAACAGATCTGATTTTTAACCAATTCTAACCGCATATTACAGACTGTGCTTTCCTGAATTAACTTCGAGGCACAGGACTCCTAAAGATACTTATCTGCATCAGTGACAAAACATGTCACAAAATCGCTATAGCTGGGATGAGCGTTTCCGTTATTGGCTAGACAGCTTCATGTCTAAAGGTGGAACATCTGTTTTCCTGTCCCTCTTGTTTATATTTTTTGTGGCTTTTGTGGTGATGGGAACGGTTCGTTTTGTTGTGTTCCTTATTTTTCCTGATGAAACAATTGAGGATGGGACCTTCCTTCTTTGGCACGCTTTCTTTCAAATTATCAATTCTGGCTCCCTAGCAGAATTAGACACAGGGTCTAACTTTCCTGGAAAGCTTGTAGCGATCGTAACGATCTTCATAGGCTTGGTTCTATTTTCGAGTATGGTGGCATTCATAACTCAAGAATTTGAAAATCGCATATCCACACTCAAGAAGGGTAAGAGCCAAGTCCTTGGGAAAATCATTTACTGATCGTTGGCTTCAGCGAGAGAGTGATTGAGATCGTTAAAGAATTGATTGTAGCCAATGAATCAGACTCCGGGGTGGTGGTTATCGTCGCGGAGATGAATAAAGAGGCAATGGATGACTACCTTCAGGATTCAATCCAAGACTTCAAAACTACCAAAATCATCACGAGAAGTGGTTCCACCACTAGCATCAGAAACCTCAAAGGGGTTGGCATTCAGCATGCCCACTCTGTGGTCGTCCTCAATAATGCGAAGTCTTCAGACAGCAACGAAGCCAAGGAATTGGCCGATGTGCGAGTGATTAAGACAATCATGGCAGTAGTCGCTGCAAGGGGGGAGGAAGCTCCGCCTGTCAT contains:
- a CDS encoding methylenetetrahydrofolate reductase — translated: MRIIEMYHNRPFVFSIEVFPPKTEEGMVNLQEKLRTFSLFKPDYISVTYGAGGGTRQNTQQLAGFIGNELGIEVLAHLTCVSHTRKDVSLLKEQFLSEGVENIMALRGDPPKTEKTFEPMPGGYRYASELIEDLSRDRRFGIGVAGYPETHIDAISSRMDRYFLKQKIERGAEFVISQFFLENQKFFSWRDQLYKEGVRIPIIPGLICAQSSSQIQRFAKMCGCIVPSQLIRNLERFEGNAEDSLRVGLDHAEKQLKGLIREGIGGVHLYALNRSEVVNDLGPTMVGLKSRMDLKSSLENDGRLCF
- the leuB gene encoding 3-isopropylmalate dehydrogenase, producing the protein MSKNIVITPGDGIGKEVTAQARKVMEYMAKRFKLVLEFTEVPIGGTAYDLTGTPLPDETLQACKAADAILLGAVGGPQWEALDYSVRPERALLGLRGELQLYANLRPAQIYGELVGASTLKPEVVDGADIMVIRELTGGIYFGQPKGMEIRNGERVGFNTLVYSESEIRRIAKVGFETAQKRSGRLTSVDKANVLEATELWRNVVQEVHNDYPDIELSHMYVDNAAMQLIRAPKQFDTIVTTNMFGDILSDAAAMITGSIGMLPSASLGGKVGLYEPVHGSAPDIAGQNLANPLATILSVGMLFRYSLDLREADELIQKAVENTIKIYRTADIMAEGKTSVGCQWMGEEVIKSLEQI